The following proteins are co-located in the Chryseobacterium daecheongense genome:
- the xrtF gene encoding exosortase family protein XrtF gives MLKDFKPVLSILLRFIIIYVVLLLGYQFYLNSYKETGLDPFSRMIAEQVSYIQNVLKYPTQLYNDVEKEQVWFYVKNVYVTRMVEGCNAISVMILFVSFVFAFYKGAKTFIFVLIGLVILYVINVLRIVGINLLVSDYKQYEKMAHDFLFPAVIYGTVVILWLVWIKFFALKNENT, from the coding sequence ATGCTAAAGGATTTTAAGCCGGTTTTAAGTATTCTGTTGAGGTTCATCATCATTTATGTGGTGTTGCTGTTGGGTTATCAGTTTTATCTGAACAGCTACAAGGAAACGGGGCTGGATCCTTTTTCAAGGATGATTGCTGAACAGGTGAGCTATATTCAGAATGTTTTGAAATATCCTACACAGCTGTATAATGACGTTGAAAAAGAACAGGTCTGGTTTTATGTAAAGAATGTTTACGTTACACGAATGGTTGAAGGATGTAATGCAATTTCCGTAATGATTCTTTTCGTATCTTTTGTTTTTGCATTCTATAAAGGAGCTAAAACATTTATTTTTGTTTTGATCGGCCTTGTGATACTTTATGTGATCAATGTTCTTAGGATCGTAGGAATTAATCTTTTGGTCAGTGATTACAAGCAGTATGAAAAGATGGCCCATGATTTTCTTTTTCCTGCTGTGATCTATGGAACGGTAGTTATCCTGTGGCTTGTTTGGATTAAATTTTTTGCTTTAAAGAATGAAAATACTTAA
- a CDS encoding exosortase F system-associated protein: MKILNWVLVILGVAGLMSVRVFENKIFYDPFLEYFHKADKTIAFPAFDWGKLILGHVLRFLLNLFFSCLIIHFLFKNKTWTLQGGVLITIIFLITFPIYLYCIHDRFEVGYLFSFYMRRFVIQPLIILLVVPMFYYRQQLLKRA; this comes from the coding sequence ATGAAAATACTTAACTGGGTTTTAGTGATACTTGGAGTTGCGGGACTTATGAGTGTACGGGTATTTGAAAATAAGATCTTTTATGATCCTTTTCTTGAGTATTTTCATAAAGCCGATAAGACTATTGCTTTTCCTGCTTTTGATTGGGGAAAGCTGATTCTTGGGCATGTCCTAAGATTTCTTCTGAATTTATTTTTTTCCTGCCTTATTATTCATTTTTTATTTAAAAATAAGACCTGGACCCTACAGGGTGGAGTATTGATTACTATAATTTTTCTTATTACTTTTCCCATCTATCTTTACTGTATTCACGACAGGTTTGAAGTGGGATATCTTTTTTCTTTCTATATGAGAAGGTTTGTGATCCAGCCTTTGATTATACTTCTTGTTGTTCCTATGTTTTATTACAGGCAACAATTATTAAAAAGAGCTTAG
- a CDS encoding cation diffusion facilitator family transporter, which produces MNKNKIGFQRLIAVFGVILFIGKIIAWKLTNSDAVFSDAMESVVNVISAFMGLYSLHLAAKPKDEGHPYGHGKVEFVTSGIEGALIAIAGIMIIYEGTHSLIVGKTLNKMDWGIAIIAATAVVNYLLGYISIKKGKADNSLVLISSGKHLQSDTITTLGVVLSLIVVYFTKIYWLDSVVALVFGAYIIFVGYKIIRKSLSGIMDEQDPEILIQIVQVLENNRKAEWIDVHNMKIQQFGASLHIDAHITLPWYYSLRDAHKEMENVIILLAKNINRTIEFNFHMDDCKTISCPVCQIMDCPVRERDFVKRVEWTTENITLEVKHTAT; this is translated from the coding sequence ATGAATAAAAATAAAATAGGCTTTCAAAGATTAATTGCCGTTTTTGGAGTTATTTTGTTCATCGGTAAAATTATCGCCTGGAAACTCACTAATTCCGATGCTGTTTTTTCAGACGCTATGGAAAGTGTCGTGAACGTTATCAGCGCATTTATGGGACTCTATTCACTCCATCTGGCCGCAAAACCTAAAGATGAGGGACACCCTTACGGACATGGAAAAGTTGAATTCGTAACTTCCGGAATAGAGGGAGCACTAATCGCCATTGCAGGTATTATGATCATCTACGAAGGTACCCATAGTTTAATCGTCGGTAAGACGCTTAATAAAATGGACTGGGGAATTGCAATCATTGCTGCCACTGCAGTAGTCAATTATCTGCTGGGTTATATTTCCATTAAAAAAGGGAAAGCGGATAACTCATTGGTTCTGATCTCTTCAGGAAAACACCTCCAGTCTGATACCATTACCACTCTTGGAGTTGTTCTTAGTTTAATTGTTGTTTACTTTACAAAGATCTATTGGCTAGATTCTGTCGTTGCCTTAGTATTTGGAGCCTATATTATATTTGTAGGATATAAGATCATCCGCAAGTCTTTAAGCGGAATTATGGATGAACAGGATCCCGAGATACTGATCCAGATTGTTCAAGTTCTTGAAAACAACAGAAAAGCAGAATGGATTGATGTACATAATATGAAAATCCAGCAATTCGGAGCTTCGCTCCATATCGATGCACATATTACGCTACCATGGTATTATAGCCTTCGTGACGCCCATAAAGAAATGGAAAATGTGATTATCCTCCTGGCAAAAAATATCAACCGTACCATTGAATTTAATTTTCATATGGATGACTGCAAAACGATTTCATGCCCGGTCTGCCAGATCATGGATTGCCCAGTCCGCGAAAGGGATTTCGTAAAAAGAGTGGAATGGACTACAGAGAATATAACACTGGAGGTTAAACATACTGCAACATAG
- a CDS encoding aspartate-semialdehyde dehydrogenase, with amino-acid sequence MKVAVVGSTGMVGQVMLKVLEERNFPVTELIPVASEKSIGKKVKYKQEEYTIVSINDAIAAKPDIAIFSAGGSTSLEFAPKFAEAGITVIDNSSAWRMDPTKKLVVPEINSNVLTAEDKIIANPNCSTIQLVMVLGPLNKKYDLKRVVVSTYQSVTGTGKAAVDQLNSEIKGDDSVAKVYPYQIFKNALPHCDVFSDDDYTKEEIKLMKEPKKILGDDTFNLTATAVRVPVQGGHSESVNIEFENEFDLDEVRKILSETPGVIVIDDVKNNRYPMPLDSEGKDEVFVGRIRRDLSQPKTLNLWIVADNLRKGAATNAVQIAEYLVSKNLV; translated from the coding sequence ATGAAAGTAGCTGTAGTAGGTTCAACAGGAATGGTTGGACAAGTTATGCTTAAAGTTTTGGAGGAGAGAAACTTCCCTGTCACAGAATTAATTCCGGTAGCTTCGGAAAAATCTATTGGTAAGAAGGTGAAGTATAAACAGGAAGAGTATACGATTGTAAGCATTAATGACGCTATAGCTGCCAAACCTGATATTGCTATTTTTTCAGCCGGAGGTTCTACATCTTTGGAATTTGCTCCCAAATTTGCTGAAGCAGGAATTACTGTAATCGACAATTCTTCTGCGTGGAGAATGGATCCTACCAAAAAACTGGTGGTTCCTGAGATCAATTCGAATGTTTTAACAGCCGAAGATAAAATTATTGCCAACCCCAACTGCTCTACCATTCAGTTGGTTATGGTTCTGGGACCACTTAATAAGAAATATGACCTTAAAAGAGTGGTTGTTTCAACCTACCAGTCTGTGACCGGAACTGGGAAAGCAGCCGTAGATCAGTTAAATTCTGAAATTAAAGGCGATGATTCCGTAGCAAAGGTATATCCTTATCAGATCTTTAAAAATGCTTTACCACACTGTGACGTTTTCAGTGATGACGATTACACGAAGGAAGAGATTAAATTAATGAAAGAGCCTAAGAAAATCTTAGGGGATGATACTTTTAATTTAACGGCAACGGCAGTAAGGGTTCCGGTTCAGGGCGGACATTCGGAAAGTGTGAATATCGAATTTGAAAATGAGTTCGACCTCGATGAAGTAAGAAAGATCTTATCTGAAACCCCGGGAGTTATAGTAATAGATGATGTGAAAAACAACCGATATCCGATGCCACTAGACTCAGAAGGAAAAGATGAAGTCTTTGTAGGAAGGATAAGACGGGATCTGTCACAACCCAAAACGCTCAATTTGTGGATCGTGGCGGATAATCTGAGAAAAGGCGCTGCAACGAACGCAGTACAGATCGCAGAATACCTGGTATCAAAAAACTTAGTTTAA
- a CDS encoding TonB-dependent receptor plug domain-containing protein codes for MKLINKSILTVVITLSTASVYYAQETQDTIKRSKDIEEVILQGVTDIAKDRKTPVAASTIKAAQIIERLGNQELTEILNTTPSVYATKSGGGYGDGGITMRGFESRNIAVMVNGMPVNDMEGGTVYYSNWTGLADVTSFVQAQRGLGSSKLGIASVGGTINYITRSADMKKGGVIRLGVGNNDYLKTSFAYNTGKLDKGWSSSFLMSRTAGGTYIENTDFEAYAYYFALGWEPNKKHNFQFTITSSPQWHDQRTFSPTIANYIKYNPDQDGTPYRQYNSDYGYYTDANGNKVALANRSNYYAKPVMMLNWDWNMNEKSKLSTVLYMSNGRGGGTGDLGRVGGKGATGYYDNMGHFNYDAIFAANQAVDLNNPATPAGSTLIRRASINSHNWYGILANFQHKINDNWNFSVGTDDRYYYGYHYQVVSDLYGAAGYKEAGNKNVAPYIVNKVYDYKSLSWNPFGGKTAPIGDQIGYSNDGEVLWYSGFAQVEYSKDNLSAFLQGSVSNQAYQRIDNFVKDGVTRQPNAVTGQIVNTKTGFKNLFGYNIKGGANYNINDNHNVFANIGYYSKQPFMNSVYPSNFQVLNPTLTNEKIFSAEVGYGFRSSKLNANVNLYRTEWKDRWFRRGGMTFEVVDPSSPTGTSTLTGYAEISGITQVHMGIEIDATYKPIPMLEFQGMLSIGDYKYKGNASGATFDDNNNPVVTSGNASNNTTLYLDGVKVGGSSSNSIPQMTASLGATIRPVKDLSIYGTWRYVGEIYSSIDPGSFSKPENQARGSLKLPDFNLFDVGFSYKIRLNNTSQYFTVGANVYNLLDTTYISDGATNIFAKGEGDFSTPQQYAAYQATLYKGLDPSNRVYFGFGRTWSANLSFNF; via the coding sequence ATGAAATTAATCAACAAATCGATACTGACTGTAGTAATTACATTGTCTACAGCTAGTGTTTATTACGCTCAAGAAACACAGGACACGATTAAGAGGTCTAAAGACATTGAGGAGGTAATTTTACAAGGTGTAACAGATATCGCTAAAGATAGAAAGACACCGGTTGCTGCATCTACTATTAAAGCAGCACAAATTATCGAAAGATTAGGAAACCAAGAACTTACCGAGATTTTAAACACTACACCTTCAGTGTACGCTACTAAATCCGGAGGTGGTTACGGTGACGGAGGTATTACCATGAGAGGTTTCGAGTCCCGAAACATCGCAGTAATGGTAAACGGTATGCCTGTAAATGATATGGAAGGAGGTACTGTATACTACTCTAACTGGACAGGTTTAGCTGACGTTACTAGTTTTGTTCAAGCACAGAGAGGTTTAGGTTCTTCTAAATTAGGGATAGCTTCTGTAGGGGGAACTATTAACTACATTACTCGTTCTGCGGACATGAAAAAAGGAGGTGTGATAAGATTAGGAGTTGGTAATAATGACTACTTAAAAACATCATTTGCATATAATACTGGAAAACTTGATAAAGGATGGTCTTCATCTTTTCTAATGAGTAGAACTGCAGGAGGAACTTATATCGAAAACACAGACTTTGAAGCTTATGCTTACTATTTCGCATTAGGTTGGGAGCCGAACAAAAAGCATAACTTCCAATTCACTATAACTTCATCTCCACAGTGGCATGATCAGAGAACCTTCTCTCCTACTATTGCAAACTATATAAAATATAATCCGGACCAAGATGGTACTCCATACAGACAATACAATTCTGATTATGGTTACTATACCGATGCAAATGGAAATAAAGTGGCTTTAGCAAACAGATCTAATTATTACGCTAAGCCCGTAATGATGTTGAACTGGGATTGGAATATGAATGAAAAATCCAAATTAAGTACTGTTCTATATATGTCTAATGGTAGAGGTGGTGGAACTGGTGATTTGGGTAGAGTTGGCGGAAAAGGAGCTACTGGTTACTATGACAATATGGGGCATTTCAATTATGATGCTATTTTTGCAGCTAACCAGGCTGTTGACCTAAATAATCCGGCTACTCCAGCAGGAAGTACATTAATCCGTAGAGCAAGTATTAACTCCCACAACTGGTATGGGATTTTAGCAAATTTCCAACATAAAATCAATGATAACTGGAATTTCTCAGTAGGTACAGACGACAGATATTACTATGGTTATCATTATCAAGTAGTTTCAGATCTTTACGGAGCTGCAGGGTATAAAGAAGCCGGAAACAAAAATGTGGCGCCATACATTGTTAATAAAGTGTATGATTACAAGAGCCTTTCATGGAATCCGTTTGGAGGAAAAACTGCTCCAATAGGAGATCAAATAGGCTACAGTAATGATGGTGAAGTACTTTGGTACAGTGGATTCGCTCAAGTAGAATATTCTAAGGATAATTTATCAGCATTCTTACAAGGTTCCGTTTCAAATCAGGCATATCAAAGAATTGATAACTTTGTAAAAGATGGTGTAACCAGACAACCTAATGCAGTTACTGGACAGATAGTAAATACAAAAACTGGTTTCAAGAATCTTTTCGGATACAACATTAAAGGGGGGGCAAATTATAATATTAATGATAACCATAATGTTTTTGCTAATATCGGATATTACAGCAAGCAGCCTTTCATGAACTCTGTATATCCAAGTAACTTTCAGGTTCTTAACCCTACTTTGACTAATGAGAAAATCTTCTCAGCTGAAGTTGGTTATGGATTCAGATCATCTAAATTAAACGCAAATGTTAACCTTTACAGAACTGAGTGGAAAGACAGATGGTTCAGAAGAGGAGGAATGACATTTGAAGTAGTAGATCCTTCTTCTCCAACAGGAACGTCAACATTAACCGGTTACGCAGAAATCAGTGGAATTACACAGGTACATATGGGAATTGAAATAGATGCAACCTATAAGCCAATCCCCATGCTAGAATTCCAAGGAATGTTATCTATTGGAGACTACAAATATAAAGGTAATGCTAGTGGGGCTACATTTGATGATAACAACAATCCAGTAGTAACTTCTGGAAACGCTTCTAACAATACTACTCTTTACCTAGATGGTGTAAAAGTAGGGGGAAGTAGCAGTAACAGTATTCCTCAGATGACTGCTTCATTGGGAGCTACCATAAGACCTGTAAAAGATTTAAGTATCTATGGTACTTGGAGATACGTGGGTGAAATTTACTCATCTATTGATCCAGGATCATTCTCCAAACCTGAAAACCAGGCAAGAGGATCACTTAAATTACCAGATTTTAACCTGTTTGATGTAGGATTTTCTTATAAAATAAGATTAAATAACACGTCACAATACTTCACTGTAGGTGCTAACGTTTACAACTTATTAGATACTACTTATATTTCAGATGGAGCAACTAACATCTTTGCTAAAGGAGAGGGAGATTTCTCAACGCCTCAGCAATATGCTGCATATCAAGCTACTTTATACAAAGGGCTTGACCCATCGAACAGAGTTTATTTCGGTTTCGGAAGAACTTGGTCTGCTAATTTATCTTTCAACTTCTAA
- the nadC gene encoding carboxylating nicotinate-nucleotide diphosphorylase produces MKKPNYVTDKALKTFIKSALEEDIQDGDHSTLSTIPKDLKQSAQLLVKQNCILAGVELAEIIFTTFDKNLKVETFIKDGEAAKVGDIAFIVTGPAQSILSTERLILNCMQRMSGIATLTHEWDSRLVGTKTKLLDTRKTTPNFRICEKWAVAIGGGTNHRYGLYDMIMLKDNHIDYNGSITNAVKMAKDYIKKNKKKLKIEVETRNLEEVEEAIKAKVDRIMLDNMDVKTMRQAVEMINGKCESEASGGITRDELKDIASTGVTYISAGALTHSAKNIDLSLKAVK; encoded by the coding sequence ATGAAAAAGCCAAACTACGTAACAGATAAAGCACTTAAAACATTTATAAAATCTGCTCTGGAAGAAGATATCCAGGATGGTGATCATTCTACCCTATCAACAATTCCAAAAGATCTTAAACAAAGCGCTCAACTTCTGGTTAAGCAAAATTGTATCCTTGCAGGAGTTGAATTAGCTGAAATTATCTTTACAACTTTCGATAAAAACCTAAAAGTTGAAACCTTTATTAAAGACGGTGAGGCAGCCAAAGTAGGCGATATTGCCTTCATAGTTACAGGACCAGCTCAATCAATTCTTTCAACAGAAAGGCTGATCCTGAACTGCATGCAAAGGATGAGCGGTATAGCAACCCTTACACATGAATGGGATTCAAGATTAGTGGGGACAAAAACCAAATTATTAGATACAAGAAAAACTACTCCTAATTTCAGGATATGTGAAAAATGGGCGGTTGCTATAGGAGGCGGAACCAACCACAGATACGGGCTTTATGACATGATCATGCTGAAAGATAATCATATTGATTATAATGGCAGTATTACCAATGCGGTAAAAATGGCAAAAGATTATATTAAAAAGAACAAGAAAAAACTGAAAATAGAGGTTGAAACAAGGAATCTTGAAGAAGTTGAAGAAGCTATTAAAGCAAAGGTAGACAGAATCATGCTCGATAATATGGATGTGAAAACAATGAGACAGGCGGTTGAAATGATTAACGGCAAATGTGAATCCGAAGCTTCCGGCGGAATTACCCGTGATGAGCTAAAAGATATTGCCTCTACAGGTGTTACTTACATTTCTGCCGGAGCCCTTACACACTCGGCTAAAAACATAGATCTAAGCCTCAAAGCCGTGAAATAG
- the nadB gene encoding L-aspartate oxidase, whose protein sequence is MIKADVLIIGSGISGLSYAIKVSEQLPDANIIIVTKSDEDESNTKYAQGGLAVVTDFKKDNFEKHIEDTMRAGDGESKRDVVEMVVKEAPARFNEIVEWGAQFDMKNGEFALGREGGHTENRIVHHKDITGFEIERALLQTAKNSPNIEILDHHYVIDIITQHHVPGKELNEGDIHCYGAYILDEKSKTIKKITSKITLVATGGAGHVYKNTTNPTIATGDGIAFVARAKGNVSNMQYYQFHPTALYSKIDGMLFLISEAVRGDGAKLRTKRGEKFMHKYDEREELASRDIVARAIDNEMKISGDEYVGLDCREMNQEKFLDHFPNIYKKCKEEAIDPFTQLIPVVPACHYLMGGIEVDRDGQSSIKNLFAVGECTNSGLHGANRLASNSLLEGLVFGHNAAMKTVELLKDNNFNFDDLKAVPEWNEEGMKIIDEMVIVSYLRKQLQEMMSDLVGIVRSNRRLKMALQKHHEIAAAVDEIYRYSILSPQLSELRNLTTVAHLIITQSMEMTENKGAFYNKDLA, encoded by the coding sequence ATGATAAAAGCGGATGTATTAATAATTGGTTCCGGAATCTCGGGACTTTCTTATGCAATTAAAGTTTCTGAACAACTTCCTGATGCCAATATAATAATAGTAACAAAATCTGATGAAGATGAAAGCAATACAAAATATGCTCAGGGCGGCTTAGCTGTCGTTACGGATTTCAAGAAAGACAATTTCGAAAAACACATTGAAGACACCATGCGTGCCGGAGATGGAGAAAGTAAACGCGATGTGGTAGAAATGGTGGTGAAAGAAGCTCCCGCAAGGTTTAATGAAATTGTAGAATGGGGTGCTCAATTCGACATGAAAAATGGAGAATTTGCATTAGGAAGAGAAGGAGGACATACAGAAAACAGAATTGTTCATCATAAGGATATCACGGGATTTGAGATAGAAAGAGCTCTTTTACAGACGGCCAAAAATAGTCCAAACATCGAAATTCTCGATCACCATTACGTTATTGACATTATCACTCAGCACCATGTTCCCGGAAAAGAATTAAATGAAGGAGACATCCACTGTTATGGTGCATATATTTTGGATGAAAAATCCAAAACCATAAAAAAAATAACTTCAAAAATAACACTCGTTGCAACCGGAGGTGCTGGCCATGTTTATAAAAACACAACCAATCCCACTATTGCGACAGGTGACGGAATTGCATTTGTAGCCCGCGCAAAAGGAAATGTTTCCAACATGCAATATTACCAGTTCCACCCTACAGCCCTGTATAGCAAAATTGACGGAATGTTATTTCTGATTTCAGAGGCAGTACGTGGTGATGGTGCAAAACTCAGAACAAAAAGAGGAGAAAAGTTCATGCATAAATATGATGAACGTGAGGAACTTGCCTCCAGAGATATAGTAGCAAGAGCTATAGACAACGAAATGAAAATTTCCGGAGATGAATATGTAGGTCTGGATTGCCGGGAAATGAATCAGGAAAAATTTTTAGACCATTTCCCTAATATTTATAAAAAATGCAAAGAAGAAGCCATTGATCCTTTCACTCAATTAATTCCTGTAGTTCCCGCCTGCCATTATCTGATGGGAGGAATTGAAGTGGACAGAGACGGGCAATCTTCTATCAAAAATTTATTTGCCGTGGGCGAATGCACCAACTCCGGCTTACACGGAGCTAACAGACTTGCTTCCAACTCTTTACTAGAAGGACTTGTGTTTGGGCATAATGCAGCGATGAAGACCGTAGAGCTGTTAAAGGATAACAACTTTAATTTTGATGATCTAAAAGCTGTTCCGGAGTGGAACGAGGAAGGAATGAAAATTATTGATGAAATGGTTATCGTAAGCTACCTCAGAAAACAACTTCAGGAAATGATGAGTGACCTGGTAGGTATCGTACGAAGCAACAGACGTTTAAAAATGGCTCTTCAAAAGCATCATGAAATTGCCGCGGCTGTAGATGAAATCTATCGCTACTCTATTCTTTCCCCTCAATTATCCGAACTAAGAAACTTAACAACCGTTGCTCATCTCATCATTACCCAATCTATGGAAATGACTGAAAATAAGGGGGCATTTTATAATAAAGATTTAGCTTAA
- a CDS encoding NAD(P)H-dependent oxidoreductase: MNYLEALSRRYSVKKFNKEIIPQETLHNILESGKLSASSLGLQPYKILVVESEEMKQKLIPAFYNPSQISTCSHLIVIVSKKTIDESYIRGYFNHISEVRNIPLETLDPFKKSINQHIVQKKDDEIFNWAEKQSYIVLANLMYAAAIENVDTCPMEGFREDLIENILNLDPKTEKVTVTLAMGYRSEEDHFQHMKKVRKPNEKLFKFI, translated from the coding sequence ATGAATTATTTGGAAGCTTTAAGCAGAAGATATTCTGTAAAAAAATTCAACAAAGAGATTATTCCTCAGGAAACCCTTCATAACATTCTTGAGTCGGGGAAATTGTCTGCCAGCTCTTTGGGACTTCAGCCGTACAAGATCTTAGTTGTTGAAAGCGAAGAAATGAAACAAAAGCTTATTCCGGCTTTCTATAATCCATCTCAAATTTCTACATGTTCTCACCTTATTGTAATTGTTTCTAAAAAAACAATTGATGAAAGTTATATAAGAGGTTATTTTAACCACATTTCTGAAGTGAGAAATATTCCACTGGAAACACTTGATCCTTTCAAAAAGAGCATTAACCAGCATATTGTTCAAAAAAAGGATGACGAAATTTTCAATTGGGCTGAAAAACAATCCTATATCGTCTTAGCAAACCTAATGTATGCTGCCGCTATTGAAAATGTAGATACTTGCCCCATGGAGGGGTTTCGCGAAGATCTTATCGAAAACATCCTAAATCTGGATCCGAAAACAGAAAAAGTAACGGTTACACTGGCAATGGGCTACAGATCTGAAGAGGATCATTTTCAGCACATGAAAAAAGTACGGAAACCAAACGAAAAATTGTTTAAATTTATTTAA
- a CDS encoding T9SS type B sorting domain-containing protein codes for MKKTIPFYTLLFLLCFPVMIFSQTYQLTGNPVNTTGWTMVAPTVVNTDFVQLTPDINDRSGSIRLNEPINLKYCDKWRVEFDFRMDSNQTYTGDGIAFWYLANPPVASILGSGLGVSQNAIGFITGFDTYNNATGTSGMSKVHVAYGQVANTTDTNNVEFFNVPGSSFHSPDLNATQPFQGTTYKHVEVSGEVDPAAPANWIVKITIDGNLIVNQSFAPSGAAAAMTVGYFGFSASTGGARSRHSIKNVKVYVDKIPLLQTAITKFICPDLAGMANIDLTTFNPQLTATPSNYTFTYYITGSGTPIPNPTNFQYTTDTNISVVIKDPSSVLCDNNDATIALKVAPIVTVNDATLRSCFIESSPATASFNLTAASVTTQLGVTKKYYPSLTDAMNGTNEITTPANYIAPNGVVYIRVTNSNGCYAIAKVTLVVIAPVLSTILKDKIICIEDKTTLDAGPGFASYLWSTGATTQSITDVGVGVYWVKLKTGECTATQNVTVYPSEQPVINNVDISSNTITVNVIGGTPPYQYSLDNINWQNSNVFSNLPRGEANIFVKDAYDCEPIDITVTVPNLVNVITPNGDGVNDVIDYSALSGKQNLVFSIFDRYGAKLHQGDKSNKYKWDGTIAGRKVSTGSYWFSVTWNENDKKNTAIKYSGWILVKNRE; via the coding sequence ATGAAAAAAACTATACCCTTTTATACTCTCCTTTTTCTGCTCTGTTTCCCGGTAATGATTTTCTCACAAACCTATCAATTAACAGGAAACCCTGTGAATACTACAGGATGGACAATGGTTGCACCAACGGTTGTAAATACCGATTTTGTGCAGTTAACTCCGGATATCAATGACAGATCAGGTTCCATAAGATTAAACGAACCCATCAATCTGAAATATTGTGACAAATGGAGAGTAGAGTTTGATTTCAGAATGGATTCCAATCAGACTTATACAGGTGACGGAATTGCATTTTGGTATCTCGCCAACCCTCCTGTTGCAAGTATTCTGGGCTCCGGACTGGGAGTATCCCAAAATGCGATCGGTTTTATTACCGGATTTGACACATATAACAATGCAACCGGAACCTCCGGAATGAGTAAAGTACATGTTGCATATGGCCAGGTTGCAAATACTACAGATACCAACAATGTTGAGTTTTTTAATGTTCCCGGAAGCTCTTTTCACTCCCCTGATCTGAATGCCACACAACCCTTCCAAGGTACAACCTACAAACATGTAGAGGTAAGCGGAGAAGTAGATCCTGCAGCTCCGGCCAACTGGATCGTAAAAATAACCATTGATGGAAACTTAATCGTTAATCAATCTTTCGCACCTTCAGGAGCTGCTGCTGCCATGACAGTAGGTTATTTTGGGTTTTCAGCTTCTACAGGAGGGGCAAGATCGAGACACTCTATAAAAAACGTAAAAGTCTATGTAGACAAAATTCCTCTGCTACAAACAGCTATAACAAAATTCATATGTCCTGACCTTGCCGGAATGGCAAATATAGACTTAACAACATTTAATCCTCAACTTACAGCAACTCCTAGCAATTATACATTTACTTACTATATTACAGGAAGCGGAACCCCGATTCCAAATCCTACAAATTTCCAGTATACCACAGATACCAATATTTCTGTAGTTATAAAAGACCCATCGTCGGTATTATGCGATAACAATGATGCAACAATAGCCTTAAAAGTAGCCCCCATTGTCACTGTAAATGATGCTACCCTAAGGTCCTGTTTTATTGAATCGAGTCCTGCAACAGCATCTTTCAACCTGACGGCCGCTTCGGTAACTACACAATTAGGGGTAACCAAAAAATATTACCCATCGCTAACGGATGCAATGAACGGAACCAATGAAATTACCACACCGGCAAATTATATTGCCCCTAATGGTGTTGTATACATCAGAGTTACGAACTCAAACGGATGCTATGCGATAGCAAAAGTCACCCTGGTGGTGATCGCTCCTGTTCTTTCGACGATTTTAAAAGACAAAATAATCTGTATTGAAGACAAAACTACTCTGGACGCTGGTCCGGGTTTCGCATCCTATCTTTGGAGTACCGGAGCAACAACCCAGAGCATTACTGATGTGGGAGTAGGTGTTTACTGGGTAAAATTAAAAACCGGCGAGTGTACTGCTACTCAGAATGTAACCGTATACCCTTCTGAACAACCGGTCATAAACAATGTTGATATTTCCAGCAATACCATAACCGTAAATGTAATAGGAGGAACACCTCCTTATCAATACTCGTTGGACAATATCAACTGGCAAAATTCCAATGTCTTTTCTAATTTACCACGAGGTGAAGCCAATATATTTGTAAAAGACGCCTATGACTGTGAGCCAATAGATATTACCGTTACCGTTCCAAATCTGGTCAATGTGATCACTCCAAACGGCGACGGAGTGAATGATGTTATCGATTACTCCGCACTGTCCGGTAAACAAAATTTAGTTTTCAGTATTTTCGACCGGTATGGGGCGAAACTCCATCAGGGTGATAAATCCAATAAATACAAATGGGATGGAACGATAGCTGGCAGAAAAGTTTCTACTGGCAGCTACTGGTTTTCCGTAACGTGGAATGAAAACGACAAAAAAAATACCGCTATCAAATATTCCGGATGGATATTGGTAAAGAATAGAGAATAA